A genomic stretch from Pristiophorus japonicus isolate sPriJap1 chromosome 6, sPriJap1.hap1, whole genome shotgun sequence includes:
- the LOC139265693 gene encoding BTB/POZ domain-containing protein KCTD8-like codes for MALPDNAGSIMASEETPFPEIVELNVGGQVYITRYSTLLSVPDSLLSQMFGRKNWLGLARDGKGRFFIDRDGFLFRYILDYMRDQQLVLPDHFPERSRLQREAEYFALPELVKTLSPKLSKQNSINDDACPSDTEDGSPNTDAIRSIISATAAAPGTSSDRRAGFITIGYRGSYTLGRDSQTDAKFRRVARIMVCGKTALAKEVFGETLNESRDPDRPPERYTSRYYLKFTFLEQAFDKLAEAGFHMVSCNSTGTCAFAHDQTDDKIWTSYTEYVFYRE; via the coding sequence ATGGCTCTGCCCGATAACGCCGGTTCCATCATGGCCAGCGAGGAGACCCCTTTCCCTGAGATCGTAGAGCTAAATGTCGGCGGCCAGGTGTACATCACCCGTTACTCCACCCTGCTCAGCGTGCCCGACTCCCTCCTGTCACAGATGTTCGGGCGGAAAAACTGGCTGGGGCTGGCGAGGGACGGCAAGGGACGGTTCTTCATCGACCGAGACGGCTTTCTCTTCCGCTACATTCTGGATTACATGCGGGATCAGCAACTGGTGCTGCCGGACCACTTCCCTGAGAGGAGCCGGCTGCAGAGGGAGGCCGAGTACTTCGCTCTCCCCGAACTGGTCAAAACGCTGAGCCCCAAACTCAGCAAACAGAACTCCATCAACGACGACGCCTGCCCCAGCGACACCGAGGACGGCTCCCCCAACACGGACGCGATCCGCAGCATCATCTCGGCCACGGCGGCTGCCCCCGGAACCAGCAGCGACAGGCGAGCGGGCTTCATCACCATCGGCTACCGGGGATCCTACACTCTGGGCAGGGACAGCCAGACGGACGCCAAGTTCAGAAGAGTAGCCAGGATCATGGTGTGTGGAAAAACGGCGCTGGCCAAAGAGGTGTTCGGGGAGACCCTGAACGAGAGCAGGGACCCCGACCGGCCCCCCGAACGGTACACGTCGCGGTACTACCTGAAGTTTACTTTCCTGGAACAGGCGTTTGACAAGTTGGCAGAGGCTGGCTTCCACATGGTGTCCTGTAACTCCACTGGGACCTGCGCCTTCGCTCACGATCAGACCGATGACAAGATATGGACCAGCTACACCGAATATGTTTTCTACCGTGAGTGA